The nucleotide sequence TTTTCGCCAGCCGCTCTCCGAGCACCCGCTCCACCTGGATACCCTGGCGACGCTGCAGGCGGAGTTCGAGGGCGCCATGAATCTCACCTTCCGGCTGGTGGAGCTGCTGGGCAAGGCCGAAACGGGAGAGGCGACCGAAGAGGAGGCGCGACTGCTGCGGCTCCTCACCCCGATCGCCAAGCTGCTTACCGCCCGCCAGGCAGTCACCGTCACTAGCGAGTGTCTCGAGGCGCACGGTGGCGCCGGGTACATCGAGGACACGGGCCTCCCGTACCTCCTCCGCGATGCGCAGGTCCTCACCATCTGGGAGGGAACCACCAACGTCCTCGCCCTCGACGTCCTGCGCGCGCTCGACGGCGGACCCGCGGACCCGGCGAGGCGCGAGATCCGACGCTGCGAAGGGCTCATTCACGATCCGGCGCTGCGACGTGCAGCGAAGGCGGCCGTCGACTGGCTGGACGCCGCCGAGCACTGGCGCGATTGGGCGAATGCCGGAGATCATGCTGAGCTGTACGCGGGCGCCCGCCGCTACGCCCTGGCGCTCGGTCGAGCGCTGGAGGTCGCCCTCACCGCCGCGCACGCGCAATGGTCCATCGATGTGGAGGGAGACCGGCGGGCCGCCGCGGCCGCCACGCGCCTTTCGCACGCGGTCCCGCCCCTGCTGCCCCCTGCGCTTCCGGCGAGTCGCGCCCTTGCACTCGATCTGCCGCTCGACCGGCCTTGACACGCAGCCCGGCGGCGAGGTATTAAGTCCCGCCGTCCGACGGTTTTCCGCCGCCGGGTGCATCTCTCGAGAACGTTACAGCACCGCAGATGCCCACCATCGCCTTTCAGGGCGAGCTCGGCGCCTTCAGCGAGGAGGCGGTCTACCGGTTCTTCGGCCCGGATGCCACCCCCGTCCCGCGACGCAGCTTTCCCGAGGTGGGAGAGGCGGTGGCTGCCGGCAGTGTTGATTTCGGACTCCTGCCGATCGAGAACTCGCTGGCCGGCAGCGTAGTCGGTAGCTACGACGTGCTGAGCCGGGGTGACCTGGAGGTGGTGGGCGAGGTGGTGATCCCGATCCATCACTGCCTGCTCGCGCGACCCGGGGCCACCATCGACGGCATCACTCAGATCCTCTCGCACCCGGTCGCGCTGGCCCAGTGCCAGCGCTTCCTGCAGGAGCATCCGGACAAGGAGGCGGTCGCCTTCTACGACACCGCGGGGGCCGCCCGGGAGGTAGCCAGCGGTTCGGACCTCCACCGCGCCGCCATCGCCGGGCGTGGCGCCGCCCGGCGATACGGCCTGCAGATTCTGGCGGAGGAGATAGAGGATCGGCACGACAATCAGACCCGGTTCCTGGCCGTGGCCAGGCCCGGCGAGCGCCCCGAATCGATCGAAGCGAGCGGGGCGATGAAGAGCGCGCTCCTGGTGGAGACCAAGAATACCCCGGGGGCACTGGTCCGCCTCCTGGTGCCCTTTGCGGAGCGCGGGATCAACCTCTCGAAGATCGAGTCACGACCCGGAACCGAGCCGTGGAGCTATCGTTTCTTCATCGAGGTGGAGGCGGACGCCGAATCGGAGGCGGCGCGTGCGGCACTGAGCGAGGCGCGCCAGCACGCGGCGCGACTGCAGATCCTGGGAAGCTTTCCCAGGGGCGGGTTGTAGCGGCCCCGCCAGCAGGGGCGCACCCCCGTACGGCTGCGACCGTAGCGCTCATCCGCTCGGCCGTGGGCTTGACAAGCCGGCGACGCCGCGTTTAGGTTGGGGCGAGCTTTACAAGGACACCTCGTATCCGCATGCATCGCACGCTCAACCTCGCGCTCGTCGTCGTTATTCGACTCCTCGGCCTGATTATCGGGCTCGGAGGAGAAGGCACGCGCGTGCAGAGAGCGAGCTTCGCAGCAGGTTAAGCGAGCATAACGATCGAAGACACCGCGGGCCTTCTCGAAAAAGAGAAGGCCCGCGTTTTTTTCCCGTCGCAAGGAGAGCTACCATGGACCGG is from Longimicrobiaceae bacterium and encodes:
- the pheA gene encoding prephenate dehydratase; this encodes MPTIAFQGELGAFSEEAVYRFFGPDATPVPRRSFPEVGEAVAAGSVDFGLLPIENSLAGSVVGSYDVLSRGDLEVVGEVVIPIHHCLLARPGATIDGITQILSHPVALAQCQRFLQEHPDKEAVAFYDTAGAAREVASGSDLHRAAIAGRGAARRYGLQILAEEIEDRHDNQTRFLAVARPGERPESIEASGAMKSALLVETKNTPGALVRLLVPFAERGINLSKIESRPGTEPWSYRFFIEVEADAESEAARAALSEARQHAARLQILGSFPRGGL